One Aegilops tauschii subsp. strangulata cultivar AL8/78 chromosome 2, Aet v6.0, whole genome shotgun sequence genomic window, CCGTCTCCGGTGGACAAATTACCTCCGTCCCGACATCAAGCGCGGCAACTTCACCGACGACGAGGAACGCCTCATCATCAACCTCCATGCCAGCCTCGGGAACAAGCACGTAGTTCACGTCAAGTCCAACTACTCCACACACAAAGCTTAGCCGCCATGCCCCATGCATGGACTCTCAATTTCCTACAGCTGGACCTTTTGCCATAGTTGTTAGTCTTGAAATGACACTGACATTGATAAATTATTGTTGCGCGTTAGGTGGTCGACGATCGCGACGCACCTGGAGGGGCGGACGGACAACGAGATCAAGAACTACTGGAACACACACATCCGGAAGAAGCTCCTGCGCATGGGAGTCGACCCAGTGACGCACAAGCAGCTGCCACCCGACCAGAGTCGCCACCACCTCAACGCCACCTCCATAGCCCACCACCCCGAGGCGCTCCTCTGGGCTGCGGCGGCCGCGAGCCTCGGCAGCATGGACACCGGCGCCCTCATGCTGGCGCAACTTGTACAACAGTTCCTCCAGATCATCGGCTCCAACAATGGCACCAGCGGCCTCATCGCCAACCTAGCTGCAGCAAACGCAATGCTGaactcaagaggtagcatggttCCGAACCTCCAGCTCCAGGACCAGATGAACTACCTGCAGCTGGGTTACCTTTGCAACACCTCTAATTTTACAGACCAGCATGTGGTGCAGCAGCAGCTGACCAATGACACGTCTCCGGGAACGAGCTCCTTTGCAGCCGGTCAAGAGGCTGATCAGCTCTGCAACACTGCAGCTACATTTGCATCGCATGATGTTGCACCGGCTGGTGACTGGTCGCCCGCAAAAGAGTTCGCTGGATTGATGGAGCCCACGATGGAGCTGCCCGATCTGTGCTCTCTGGAGAGTGATTCTTTCTGGAAGGACATACTAGAGGACAGCTACCATTTGTAGATTTTCCCTTCCGACTGAAACAAATGTGTTGTGTATGACAGTTTGGTACATGGTTAGATCCATCATAGAGATGTAGATGAGATGATAAAACATGCATTGATTTGTTTGTGTGTTCATTGTGCTTCTTCCAATATATTGGTCACTGAAGTTGAAGGTTGTCTATTTCTGATTTAATGTGACTCTTGCTCCTTATGTCGCAATGACCGTGGTGCTTATTAGATAGTATAGTTTTGTTATGGTTGGAGCGTGGCAATAGATACTGTAATGGAATGTTACTGGTTTACACAACCCATGTCAGCTAATACATGAACGGATCTAAAGTGTCGGAAAAAGTTGAGTAGATTTCATTTTCAATGTTCTTTTTTCAAGAAACCGGCAGGAACACTACCTCTTCATAAGAAGAAAAGGAGGAATTACAAAGGTGACAAATTTTTAAAGAGAACTAGCCGAAACCCTGTATTTTCAATAACGGGATTGCTAAATCTCAGTCGGTTGAGACTTAACCAAATCTCAGCCTATGCTATATTCATGAGATCTTACGTGGAGATCCATAAAaaatttcctttttttctttttatatGTTATGTGAGATCTAGCCACACCCTTTCTATAATGTATTCTCCTTCCGTACAGTTCCTTGTAACTACATTTGTAATGAACGGTTTTAACCGGTAATTTAGATTAAATAGCTATTTTAATACCACAGAAATAGCAAAACCACATTTTGCAATGACTTGTTTCTGGGTTAAAATtagttcatgattttttttcctgTCTTAGTTTCCTAAAAACAGTTTGACAAAGAACCATATATTTTCTAGCAACTTAATCGACAATTTTGAAGCCAGCTTTAGCTAAATACCATTTTGAATAGAACAACACTTCACCGTTGGACAATTTTTGACATGATGCCCACAGTCAACATGACATGGTGCATCCGGTTGAACAACCACTGTGTTTGGAAACATAATAAAGAATTAATTGTTCCAAATCCATTCCCTAAAAAAATTGTACCAGATACATTGTAGTGACTTTACACAAAAATAATACATGCTTCAACATGTTTTTCGGAAATACGCAAAGCTTGCGTATCTTTTCATTGATAAATAGAATTGAATATAAGGTTGGGTACAACAGCTGGCACGAACGCAAGGAGGCTTGAACATGGTGCCCGGAGCAGAGGGACAAGGGATGGCTGGCCGGAACAGAGGATACAACATAGGTTACACAGCTGAACCACCAAGCCCGAAACAAGAGACATGCCAAACCACCATGACATCCAACATCGCCAAAGCCAACACCAGGGACACCGTGCGCGAGCAAGCAAGATAGCGCCTTCATGAAGGAGAAGGATGCCGTGACATCATCACCATCCGATCCAAAGAACGAGACCTAGGGTTTTCTCTTGAGCTCGAAGAGGGGCGCTGATGAAGGCCATGGCAGCGCCTCTAAGAAGGGGAATGACACCCACGAGTGTTGTTGCTGCCCACATCGGCAAGTTGAGCAGGGATTCTTGGCCTAGGTCTGAGCAATCCCATAGCCACCGAATCCGGATATGGACATGAGGGAGCCAGGTCGCTGGTCGGATTCGCCATGTCGGGAAGGGGGTTGGTGGGGCTGCATCTGCCGCCGGAGGATTCTAGTGGGCACCACTGAACATACGAGCATTGGATCTAGCACAAGAGTGCGGCGTGGAGGTGTACAAGGTCAGGGCGGAGAGGCGACGAGGCATAGAGGACCAACACAGGGGAGGGGACGGCGACCGGCGACGCTTCAGCATGTTTCTTTGTCACAAATATTAGATTCATTCTGTTAAACTATTTGCACCCTAGCAGAAAAAAATTATCTACAAAAACAATTAATGAACATCGACATATGTAGAGGACTAAATTTAGAAAATGTTAAGAGTACCAATGGATCTAACAGGAAAGCTCGAGATATTAATTAAGGCTGATCTAATGATCTATCAGAGTTGCATTTTATGGACGTAACACCTTCCCATATATGCATTGTCCTGTTTCTCTCTGATACCTTATTAGTTGGGGTAGAGGTTGTTTGTGGAGCGTTGAAAGGTAATGGAGCTTGTACTTCAAAATAAATGTGATGGAGCTAGCTCAGGCACGTTGAGACTGACGCGCAGCCTTCTAGAGCCGAGACCGAAGTCTGCACAAGGATTTTACCTCCGATCGTGGTAACAGCATCGATTAAATCTAATGACTAGAAGTGCTAAGAATAAAGAAGTGATGACTTGGCGCTCTCGCTGATCGGTCCCTACAAGGAGCAGCAAAAGGATCGTTTATAGTTAAGAGTTAGGTAGGTTAAAGGCTTGTTTGATGTTTGAAGCCATTGACTTGTGCCAACAAATATGGAAACAGATGGAGGATCGATCATCGATGTGAGTGGTCAATGATCGTCGTTGTGTTATTCTCATCTTGGACCATTAAGGGTGGATAAAGACCGGTAGCATTTTTTGAGTAGAAGGTAAAAAGAGCTCTGTTGACTTTTGCTGCTCGTGCCAAGCTCGTTGAGGATATTGTTTCCTTTGGGTTCTTGGAGCTGAATAGGAAACGGAGTGGAACAGTTGAACTCGGTACACGTTTTTTTAGTGTGAGTATGAGCGAACTGACACGGATCGAGCAGCTGGTCATATTGAGTAATTCTGGCCAATTAAGTAAAAGGTGTAAATGGTTAATCTATACTAAATTATGAAACTGATTTATCTTATAGGCAGAGAGTTTTGTACACCCAGAAATGATGTCGTTACATGCATTGTCTCAATGAAAATGATTGACGACGACGGGAGACGGGGCCGATTGCGAAATATCGTTGCTGTCAGCAAGTAGTTAAGTAGGGCAACTTGCGGATGTTCTACTTACCCATGCACGAAACCACGTACAAACTGCTAAAATGCTTGTGAACGCGGGCAACGGAGGAAGATTCTACGCGAAGCTAACCCTGCCTCGGCGAACCAATCACCAGGGCGGGCAAAACAAACAGCAGCTAGCTGATGGATATATCAGTTGGTGCACAAAGGGAAACGTATTTGACTGCCGTTTCTCCAGAGGGACCGGCATGCATGCACCCAGAGAAAACGCTGGTCGCCCTACGTGACGCCACGAGAGGAGTGCGACGCATGCACACCGTGTTTACCGAATCGACGACGCCGAAGTACCAATCAAACCATGCATGCCGGCAGGCTACACGTACCGCCGGCGGCCGGATGTAGTCTCGGTGGCTCCCTTCCTTGCACAAGGGAATGTACTTCGTGCGATGCGTTTTCCATGTGAAAAAGGTCACCGGCGAAGATTTGTGCTCGACGAAGACTCTGATGACGTGCTTTTGATTTTTAACCTGGATGAAGACTCTGATGACGTGTGTGGCAGCCGCTACCTGCCGGAGAGAAACGCCGGCAGTGTTTTAGGATAAGACAACCAATGCCGACAGTCGAAgacgttcttcttcttcttcgaggAACACCTCGGCTTCTGCTTGTGCTAGGGCTTTTTGGGTGGTCAAGTACGGCACAAGAACGGTCAAAACGAAAAAAAGGTACGGGATTAGTTTTTTTCTGCCTGAAATTAGATGAGCACATACAATTATTGTGCAAAGGAGTACATATAAATAGGCAACATTATTATTTCTCTTGAATGGGTTTTACATTTGAAAATTTCTAACTTTTGTGCTTGTTGATAAGAAAAGGGATTGCTGGGTTCATAAAGGTAAGAGTTTGGTCCAGGTCAGAAAGACCTACTAGTTGTGCCTTATTAAAAGTAATGTCATTCTTCCCGCAAAAAAGAAGTAATGTCATTCACAGGTCTAATATGTCGTGTATCTTTTTGTTTTCGATGATTTTTAGCCTATTAACATCATCGCCGTTACTTGGATTTTCTTTTCATATTTTGCATAGATGTCTTATATTATGTATTATAAATTTTGTTTCAAACATCTAACACTTCTAATAAGGGTTCGTGTTTAGGGTAGCTGTTGGAGACGCAGATTTTGCTGTGCCCTATATCTTCCTCGAGCAATTTTTGCTACCTAAAGTAGGGCAGCTGTTAGAGATGCTCCAGCAGACGAGATATTGCAACATGCGAGATGTGTCTTCTTTCGTTATATACACTTTCGACATGGCTGTCTACCTCACTTTCCCCTGGCCATTCCCCGCACGCACAACCAGTTGTTGCTCTCCGCTTGATGTACAGTGTCGTTGCTAATTACAAGCCAGTCTCGTAACCATGGCGGCATGGAGCCGGTGGCCGTCAATCAACGGTACCATGCACGAGACTCGTTTCACCCCGTGCTGCTACGTGGAGCTGGTCTTAAAAGACAGAGAGCGCCAGAGAGGGATGGGTTTGGGCTTAACAGTCATCAGGTAGATAGATTTTGGCACCAATGAACATAGACGACCATGGCAGATGACTAGACGCCGCCATGGCCGGTCATGTCTCATGTGTGCACGGCTCGGCTACTCGCCTACTCAGCCtagcttagagcatctccaacagctgCGCCAAACTAACGCCGCGCCGTAAAATTGCCCGTTTTAGTGCGCGCGCAACCGATATAGTTGCTCCAGCGGGCGCGCAAAAACAGCGCGCGCGGCATATGTAGTTCAGCGCGCGGGGCGAAACTCAATCGCGCGCCGCTTATTtgctgcgcccgctcccgcgcgcTGGACTCTCGCGCGCTCGCTCGCAACTCCCACCCCCatccagccgcgccgccgccgccgaccgcgcCACCCGGCGACCATTCCCCGGCCTATCCCCGCCCCGCGGCGGCttctccgccccccccccccccctctagtcccgccgcccctcgcgcgcgtccgtcCTCCGACGAACAGCGCCCGCGCGCTCGCTCACTATTTGTTGTGTTTATTGCACTATTTGTTGTATTGAACGATAAACTGTTTGTTTGAGTTGTAACAACGAAATTGAactatttattttgatttatttttgtttgtgtttgatctttttgcttctgttttggAATGCATATGTTGTTTGTGCGAGAGTCGCGCGCTGTGCATTTTTGCGCACTGCTTGAGGCGCGCGCGCTGCTTTTTAGCGCGGCTGCTGGAGCCAGCGCTGCGCGTCGCGCCAAACCAGGCGATGGGCGCGCGGCAAAGCAGTTTTTAGCGCGCGGCGCGTTCggcgcctgttggagatgctcttagttgCTAGGCGGGTAGATGCAGGCTCTCCTTCACGGGCTCTTCTAGTGGATCAGGTGGCGGTCTGAACGGTAAGGCAATGTGTGGTTTTCCACGGGAAGAAATGGCTGGTGAGCCACGGTCTTGAGTCCCGTGGAAAATTTGACACCGAGCGAACGCCCGGCAATATGGTCATGAGCACTCACATTCAGAAGCGCCCTCTGTAACATGATTTGAAATATTGTAAACGTTGCTCCATTCTTAATGACCACGTGACATATGTGATAAGCAATTCAAACTAATCCAAAAGATGTAATCCCGAAAAGGAATATGCAAAGCTCTTACGTGTTCCGAAGAAAAAAAGATTCAGAAGCAGCACAGGAGCTACAAGAGCCATTGTCTTGTATGTTCATACTCCAAAAACATCGGTCATGTTTCATCGAAGGCAGGCCTAACTTTTGGCACCGGTTTTCTTTTTCGTGAATACGCAAAGACTTGTGTATCATTGCATTGATAGGGGGAAAGAAAGTGATTGTTACACAAGTGATCTCGTAAGCACATGCACAAAAGAGATGGTGTAAACGAGAAAAACAAGGGCGCAGCTAAGGGGGCCGCGCGACCTGAACAGTACACACTACGTCTCGTCGATCACGTGGCCAAGCCCCTTGGCCCCGGCGCGCACCCAAGCGCGGGCGTCTTCCTTGGCACCGGTTTTCCACGAGTATTCTAATCAGGTTCTTCACCGAATTCATGACCCAAATCATCTGGTGAAACCTCAGCCAAGCCGCCAGCAGGATTAGTTAAGAAAATACAATAGTATAGTGGTAGGATGATAATCGTAGGCTATTATTTTCTTGCATGGAGAGACCAAAACGTGGACGTCATTTGGAACATTATTCAGCACCGAGATCACTGTGTCGATCAGCACTCCAAGGAAGGAACCGAGGAAGGTGCCTAGCTACGTACCCCAAAATTAAGGATTTACCTAGGCACCCAGCGTGCTTAACCAGATAACTACAGGTGCTACACTACGGAGTGACCTCATAACACATTTTCTATGCTGCAGCCTGCCACTTGTTGAGAGTGATCACTTTATTCCTCCTTGTTACCTTGCCTTGCCACATGCATGCACAGAGGAAGCATTATGTGTGAACTGCCGCATGCAAGAGCATGTATCTAGTCTTACGTGGCCAAATCTCCGGAGCAACCGCCCTCTTTGACTTACATCGTACGCACGACTTTTTCTAAAGACTATATCCGACATACACAAACTGTTCAATACTAGTGGCCATAGAGCAAAATGGAAGGAAAATTCGCAGCTTCGGCTGCACCTCTCGCGCGTGCCCTGTCAATCTGTCTAGGACTACGACCACCGAATGGCCGTGCCCTCTATATATACCTCACCAAGGGAAGACACGAACATAACTTATGAGCTCTGACTTCTGTCCACTACAGCGATCACAGCCACCAGTAGTCGATCCATCCTAAGTGACTAGCTAGCAGAGCGTGTAGAAAATCGATCTGATGGGGAGGTCGCCGTGCTGCTGCCACGACGCCGGCGTGAAGAAAGGGCCGTGGACGGAGGAGGAGGACAAAGCGCTGGTGGAGCACATCCAGAAGCGCGGCGGGAACGTTGGTAGCTGGCGCGGCCTGCCCAAGGCCGCCGGGCTCAACCGCTGCGGCAAGAGCTGCCGCCTGCGGTGGACCAACTACCTCCGCCCCGACATCAAGCGCGGCAACTTCTCCGACGAGGAGGAGCGCCTCATCATCACCCTCCACGCCGGTCTCGGCAACAAGTACGTACCTAGTCCACGTCCAAATCCAACTACTCCACACACCACCACTCGCACAACACCTTAGCCACCATGCACTGTCAATTTCTTCACCGTTGGCTTTTGTATAGTTGGTAGTCCTGAAGCGACACTGACATGCATGGATAATTATTTGGTGGACGTTAGGTGGGCGACGATCGCGACGCACCTGAAGGGCCGGACGGACAACGAGATCAAGAACTACTGGAACACGCACATCCGCAAGAAGCTGTTGCGCATGGGCGTCGACCCCGTCACCCACCAGCAGCTGCCACCCGACCAGACCAACCACGACGTcaacggcgccgccgccgcgctcctctGGGCGGCGGCGCCGCGAGCCTCGGCGGCCTGGATACCGGCGCCCTCATGCAGGCGCAGCTTCTGCAGCAGCTGCTCCAGGCCATCGGCTCTAACAACAGCACCACCGGCCTCATAGCCAACCTGGCTTCAGCAAACACAGTGCTGAACTCAAGCAGCAGCTTCGTTCCCAACCAGATGAACTACCTGCAGACGGGTTATCTCAGCAACAACTCCAATTTTGCAGAGCAGCACGTGGTGCAGCAGCAGCTGACCAATGATACGTCTCCGGGGACAAGCTCCTTTGCAGCAGCTGAACCGGCTGATCAGCTCTGCAACACTGCCGCTTCATATGATGTTGCACCCGCGGGTGACTGGTCGCCGACACAGGAGTTCGGCGGCTTGCTGGAGCCCATGATGGAGCTGCCGGGGCTGTGCTCTCTCGAGGGTGACTCTTTCTGGAAGGACACATCGGAAGACAGCTACCGTTTATAGATGTTTTGTGTATGACAGTTTTGTACAGAGTTAGATCCATCATAACGGAACATTCATTGATTTGTTTGTGTTCATTGTGGTTCTTCCAAAGATTTTTCAGTGAAGTTGAAGGTTGTCAATTGTTGATTTGATGTGACTCAGTGCTACACTTTCCTTATAAGTTAACATGTTGCCACTCGACGCAAACGCGAGGACCATCTAAGTAAATTGAGATTCCAGATAACTGAAACACTTTCGTCGCAATAACGGTGGCGCTTAGGATATAATTTGGTTACAATCCGGCCTTAGCGATAGTGTTATACTGGCTTACTCACAGCCCATCTAGCTAATACGAACGAACCTAAGATGTACGTATTAAATAGCTGAGTACATTTCATTTTCAATAAAAAACTTTTATTTCGAGGAACCAACAAGAGCATTGCATTTTCataaaagaagaaaaggaaatttTATGTATAGAGCTGCAAATTTTGAGGCAAACTTGCCGAAACCCTACATTTTTTCTTACAAACATATTCACAAGAAAACCATACGGAAAACTGTAGCGATGATTTAGAATAAATAGACATTCCTCGGTCACCTTGAAAATAGCAAAACCACCTTTTATTTCCGGATTAAAATTGGTTCAGGATGGTTAACGTTTTCGTCTGACGTAGTTTCCTAAAAAAGTTCCACTTGGAACCTTGTATTTTCTAGCAAATTCAGTGGCAACTTTGAAGCCAGATTTAGTTCAAACCATCTTGAACAGAACCACGCTTAACAATTGGACAGTTTTCACATGATGGTCACATTCAAAGTAACATGACGCAATCGATTGGACATGTCGCAGAGGGCACACGGCGAAATAGAAGCCTGTTTTTGTAGGACACATCCGGTGTGGCTAGTTTGAGGGGATAAAGCCAAATCGTCTAACCCTCGCCATTCTGGTTGGTTCATTGTATTTGTAGTATCACTCTTAGATGTTGTTCCAACCTGGGGCTATGGGTGGGCAACATGTAATCAAGGTCAGCTTATAACTCCAAGAGCAAAAGGCTAACCCCAACCTgccctaagagcaagtacaatagagttACATAGGTGGGATATAAGAGATGCCACATAAGATTTATGCCTAGTTGGAGGAGAGAAAAGATGAGAGAGAAGTGAAACGAGCTATAAACTTACATCCGACTATACCACGGACTCTAACACCCTTTGTGAGAGAAGGAGGTGGACCATATATTATGGTATAAACACTACTAGTTTGACTAACTATTGTATAAGTGAGCTATCGAATTGTCTATAAGTGACATGGCAACTCCATATAGCCTgttgttggctatactattaaccatgctctaagccTCTAACAGAAAGTAACAATTTGGTTCAAGACTGGTAGATCCACATTTCACATGCCTTCGCCATAATACATTGGTATGTGGGCCAGTTCTTTCAAGTACCAGGCAACCTAAAAATCTGTTAAATCGGATGCAGTGACACAAGAAAAACATCCTTTAACCTAAAAAATGTGTTTCAAAATAAAAAGAATTAATTGTGCTAAATCTGATGCAGTGACACAAAGAAACATGCTTCAACATGTTGCTTTGTCACAAATATCATATTCAATCTGTTAAACTTATTTGTACCCTAGCCGAGACAATTGATCTACAATTTTGTTCTAATGAACATCAACATGTAGAGGAATAAAACTACAAAATGAGCTAACGTTACCATCTCAACCGATGCAACGTAAAAGCTTCGAGTTATTAATTATGGGTGATCTATCTCTCTATGAGGCTTACATTTTATGGACGTATACACCATCCAATTGATGCATTGTCCTGTTTCTGTCTGATATCTTGTTAGTTGGGGTAGGAAGTTGTTTTTGCAGTGTTGAAAGGTGATGGAGCTAGCTCAAGCACCTTGAGACCGACGCGCGGCCTTCTAGAGCTGACACCAAAGTATACACGAAGAGTATTACCTCCAATCATGTGACAGCATTGATTAAATCTAATGACAGTGTTAAGTCTATACAAGTGATGCCTTCATCGGTGACTTGGCGCTCTAGCTGATCCATACAATCGCAGCAAAAGCTCGTTTATAGTTAGCAGTTAGGTAGGTTAAAGGCTTGCCCGATGTTTGAAGCCATTGACTTGTCCCAACAAAAGAAGGAAACAGGCAAGGATCGATGTGATTGATCAATGATCATTGGGTTATTCTGTATTTCTTTCCTTCGAGCTTTAAGGAAGTCCTTTGTGTCGTTTCAATGGATAATGACTGGTAGCATTTTTTAAGCAGAAGGTTAAACGAACTGTGCTGACTTTTGCTGCTCGTGCTAACTTGAGACTACCCTCTCCGTTGGGGCTTCTTGGAGCTGAATAGGAAAAGGAGTGGAACTTTTTCTTTACGATGTAAAGGGAATTTTATTGCAAGGTAAGTGTTACAGTCTTAAGGCCACAAATTCTCAATACAAGGTGGAGCCGAGACCAACCACAAAGCAATTGTACTATCAGTACGGCTATATTTGGCTAGCCGATCTGCAACTCTATTTTGGCTACGAAGAATTTTTCTGAGGATAAAACTCCATACTACTTATTAACTCTTTAATCTCCTGAACCAAGTGACCATACGCAGAATGCTCCAGTCCATTGTTCGACATGCAAGATAGTGCTTAAGAAGAGTTCGACTGAACGGTAACATGAAGTGTAGAATGTTGAATGGCCAAGGCCATCCCTTGCATGATCGCATATATTTTACTGTTGACCGGCAAAGGCATTTTCCAGTGTGAATGACCAAAAACTGAGACGTAGCAGGACCTAGCCTGTGGTCATATTGGCTAATTAAGATCAATGGGGTAAAAGGTGAAACGGTGAATCTAAGCCAAGTCAACATGAATCTTTGGCGGAGAGTTTCTGTACAAGCACAAAATGATGGCGTTACATGGTCGGTGAAAATGATCAATGTGATTATGATGACGGCAACACTTGACGAAAGGAGACAGGAGGAAGGATGGTGAAATACCTGTTTTACCTTGCCCATGCACGAAACCCCCGCGAACTGCTAAAATGCTTGTGAATGTGGGCAACCGGGGAAGATTCTACCCGAAGCAACCCAATCATCTCGCCGGGGCAAAACAACAACAGTAGCTTTTCTTCCTTAAAAAACAGTAACTGATGGATCGGTTCGCTGATAAAGGGAAACGTATTTGACTGCCGTTCATCCGGTCTCCAACGCATGCACATTGAGAAAACGCGACGCACGTCTCGCCGGCCGGCGAGAGATTTCACGCACGCCCGCACGCCGCGTTTACCGAAGCGATGACGCCGATGTGCGAGTTAATTGCAAGGCACTACCACACTTCGGCATGTTGTGACGAATCAGTACCCGTAGTCATTTTTTTTGTCATGCAGTGCCAACTTTAAGCCTAAGTGTTGCAAAACGGTCTGATAGCCGTATAAACTCGTATTGATCACGTATCTGACCGACCCGGCCCACTTGTCAGGTGCCACGGTGGCATACCCGCGCGCACCCGCACCCGCGCGGTCACTCGTGCCAGCCTGCTCGGTCGCACCAAGTAGCTTGGTCCGGTCTGGTCGAACCCGTACGCGACGAACCCTGATttcctctccccccc contains:
- the LOC109754750 gene encoding transcription factor MYB93-like, translated to MGRSPCCCQNSGVKKGPWTEEEDKTLVEYIQKRGGNVGSWRGLSKAAGLNRCGKSCRLRWTNYLRPDIKRGNFTDDEERLIINLHASLGNKWSTIATHLEGRTDNEIKNYWNTHIRKKLLRMGVDPVTHKQLPPDQSRHHLNATSIAHHPEALLWAAAAASLGSMDTGALMLAQLVQQFLQIIGSNNGTSGLIANLAAANAMLNSRGSMVPNLQLQDQMNYLQLGYLCNTSNFTDQHVVQQQLTNDTSPGTSSFAAGQEADQLCNTAATFASHDVAPAGDWSPAKEFAGLMEPTMELPDLCSLESDSFWKDILEDSYHL